A stretch of Synechococcus sp. WH 8020 DNA encodes these proteins:
- a CDS encoding WecB/TagA/CpsF family glycosyltransferase has product MDITSTGPRDQRRFQVLGVPVDACRDVTAAAIGVHADGGGQIVTLNAEMTMAARANHRLGAVIADADLVVPDGAGVVWALRLQGVRVRRSPGIELAWELLSYAEAHGWSVALVGAAPQVMERLCDRLVVERPELRLVLAQHGYLSEEDWPQLEANLCELNPDLVLVALGVPRQELWVQSLKASQTGVLMGVGGSFDVWAGLKERAPKWASRFQVEWLYRLCQEPSRWRRYLALPQFVWAVLLSGSRQKPAKQKQATGRTTE; this is encoded by the coding sequence ATGGACATCACCAGCACCGGTCCGCGTGATCAACGTCGCTTCCAAGTCCTTGGGGTGCCTGTGGATGCTTGTCGCGATGTCACTGCCGCAGCCATCGGTGTGCATGCCGATGGGGGAGGTCAGATCGTGACCCTCAATGCAGAGATGACGATGGCAGCACGAGCCAACCATCGCTTAGGTGCCGTGATTGCTGACGCTGATCTGGTGGTTCCCGATGGCGCAGGCGTTGTCTGGGCTCTTCGCTTACAAGGTGTGCGCGTTCGCCGAAGTCCCGGCATTGAGTTGGCATGGGAACTCTTGAGTTATGCGGAGGCCCATGGTTGGTCTGTGGCGCTCGTTGGGGCTGCACCGCAGGTGATGGAACGACTGTGTGATCGCTTGGTGGTTGAGCGCCCTGAATTGCGTCTGGTACTGGCGCAACATGGATATCTCAGCGAAGAGGATTGGCCTCAGCTTGAAGCCAACTTGTGCGAGCTCAACCCAGATTTGGTCCTTGTTGCTCTGGGTGTTCCCCGACAAGAACTCTGGGTTCAGAGCTTGAAAGCCTCACAAACCGGGGTGTTGATGGGTGTGGGTGGCAGCTTTGATGTCTGGGCTGGTCTCAAGGAACGGGCGCCAAAATGGGCCAGCCGTTTCCAGGTGGAATGGCTGTACAGGCTTTGTCAGGAACCAAGCCGCTGGAGGCGTTATCTCGCGCTACCGCAGTTCGTTTGGGCTGTTTTGCTCAGCGGAAGCCGACAGAAGCCTGCCAAACAAAAGCAAGCAACAGGAAGAACAACGGAATGA
- a CDS encoding ATP-binding protein translates to MQLSNRFLTLVKQQLKSFSGDVALDKLIVYIAQSSEGEAPSFTMLDQWPPDSGRLPEIADDPSLRIPAPERHWFPLRHDDLLLGVLRAEQHLEEEWSDQLDRRLQASASALAYSLGLELERSRLLEELHQQRQQMNLVVHQLRNPLAALRTYAQLLLRRLGPEHLQRPLVTGLLQEQAQLDRYITSLDLIGQENLPHRPEAPAPLLLPQVQSKGPGLTIEHILQPLIERAAATAALQNRAWQTPAHWPAWTQEIRPEDDAVISEIVANLLENAFRYSPTGCPLGLSLFDHSILIWDGGPPIPEQEQELIFHKGKRGSSSKDQSGSGLGLALARLLAEERGGGLVLHTHPNQLDPSLPSRGNAFLLSLPPPPAKTPTGRSKAN, encoded by the coding sequence ATGCAGCTGTCCAACCGGTTCCTAACCCTGGTCAAGCAACAGCTGAAGAGTTTTTCAGGGGATGTGGCTCTAGACAAATTGATTGTCTACATCGCACAAAGCAGTGAGGGAGAGGCGCCCAGCTTCACGATGCTGGATCAGTGGCCTCCAGATAGTGGGCGACTCCCAGAGATTGCAGACGACCCCAGCCTGCGCATTCCAGCGCCAGAGCGACACTGGTTCCCCCTTCGTCATGACGATCTCTTACTAGGGGTTCTGAGGGCAGAACAGCACCTGGAGGAGGAATGGTCCGACCAACTGGATCGCCGCCTGCAAGCCAGCGCCTCAGCCTTGGCTTACAGCCTTGGCCTTGAACTCGAACGCAGTCGCCTATTGGAAGAACTCCATCAGCAACGCCAACAGATGAATCTTGTGGTGCATCAGTTGCGCAATCCACTGGCAGCCTTGCGCACCTATGCCCAGCTTCTGCTCCGTCGCTTGGGGCCCGAGCACCTCCAACGCCCACTTGTGACCGGACTCCTTCAAGAGCAGGCCCAGCTCGACCGCTACATCACATCCCTGGACCTCATTGGTCAAGAGAACCTGCCGCATCGCCCCGAGGCGCCCGCCCCACTGCTGCTTCCACAGGTGCAATCAAAAGGCCCAGGGCTCACGATTGAACACATCCTCCAACCTTTGATTGAGCGGGCTGCCGCAACCGCAGCACTCCAGAACCGAGCTTGGCAAACACCAGCGCATTGGCCTGCCTGGACTCAAGAGATTCGGCCCGAGGACGATGCCGTTATCTCAGAGATCGTGGCCAATCTGCTGGAAAATGCCTTCCGCTACAGCCCTACAGGCTGTCCACTGGGTCTCAGCCTGTTCGACCACAGCATCTTGATCTGGGACGGTGGGCCTCCAATCCCAGAGCAAGAACAAGAGCTCATCTTCCACAAAGGCAAGCGGGGAAGCAGCAGCAAAGATCAATCAGGATCAGGGCTCGGGCTGGCACTCGCTCGCCTTCTCGCCGAGGAACGGGGAGGGGGATTGGTGTTGCACACCCATCCGAACCAGCTCGACCCGAGCCTCCCAAGCCGCGGCAACGCCTTTCTCCTCAGCCTCCCCCCGCCCCCAGCGAAGACGCCAACAGGGCGATCAAAAGCAAACTAG
- the tgt gene encoding tRNA guanosine(34) transglycosylase Tgt — MFQFEIQATCRNTGARCGCFHTPHGPVTTPRFMPVGTLGTVKGVTTSQLAETGAQMVLSNTYHLHLQPGEEIVAAAGGLHRFMGWDGPMLTDSGGFQVFSLGDLNRIDDEGVDFRNPRNGSRILLTPERSMQIQMRLGADVAMAFDQCPPYPATENDVAEACRRTHAWLGRCADAHQREDQALFGIVQGGCFPHLRDLSARAVADFNLPGIAIGGVSVGEPVEEMHQIVRQVTPLLPADRPRYLMGIGTLREMAVAVANGIDMFDCVLPTRLGRHGTALVGGERWNLRNARFRHDHTPLDASCSCVACRHHTRAYLHHLIRSEELLGLTLLSIHNLTHLIRFTTAMGQAIRDGCFSEDFAPWEPSSRAHHTW, encoded by the coding sequence GTGTTCCAGTTCGAGATTCAGGCCACTTGCCGCAACACGGGTGCTCGCTGTGGATGCTTCCACACACCTCATGGTCCAGTCACGACACCGCGGTTCATGCCCGTGGGCACCCTGGGCACCGTGAAAGGGGTGACCACCTCCCAGTTGGCGGAGACCGGCGCCCAAATGGTGCTGTCCAACACCTATCACCTGCATCTCCAGCCTGGGGAGGAGATCGTTGCCGCCGCCGGAGGGCTGCATCGGTTCATGGGCTGGGACGGTCCGATGCTCACCGATTCCGGTGGCTTTCAGGTGTTCAGCCTCGGCGACCTCAATCGCATTGACGATGAAGGGGTGGACTTCCGCAACCCTCGAAACGGCAGCCGCATTTTGCTGACCCCCGAGCGGTCGATGCAGATCCAAATGCGCCTTGGTGCCGATGTGGCTATGGCCTTCGATCAATGTCCGCCCTATCCAGCTACCGAGAACGATGTTGCGGAAGCTTGCCGACGCACCCATGCCTGGCTGGGCCGCTGTGCAGACGCCCATCAACGCGAAGACCAAGCCCTCTTCGGGATTGTGCAGGGCGGTTGTTTCCCCCACCTCCGTGATCTGAGCGCGCGAGCAGTGGCGGACTTCAACCTGCCGGGCATCGCCATCGGAGGCGTCAGCGTCGGCGAACCGGTGGAGGAGATGCATCAGATCGTGCGCCAGGTCACACCGCTGTTACCCGCTGATCGTCCCCGCTACCTCATGGGCATTGGCACCTTGCGCGAGATGGCAGTTGCCGTGGCCAACGGGATTGACATGTTTGATTGCGTCCTGCCCACCCGTCTTGGCAGGCATGGCACAGCACTGGTTGGAGGCGAACGCTGGAACCTGCGCAACGCTCGTTTCCGGCACGACCACACTCCTTTGGACGCAAGCTGCTCTTGTGTGGCCTGCCGCCATCACACCCGTGCCTACCTGCATCATCTGATCCGTAGTGAGGAACTGCTCGGCCTCACGCTCTTGAGCATCCATAACCTCACGCATTTGATCCGATTCACCACCGCCATGGGGCAAGCCATTCGTGATGGTTGCTTTTCAGAGGATTTCGCTCCGTGGGAGCCGAGCTCAAGAGCCCATCACACGTGGTAG
- a CDS encoding photosystem II reaction center protein K, with translation MAAYTLDLLAQLPEAYQAFSPLIDILPIIPLFFLLLAFVWQASVGFR, from the coding sequence ATGGCTGCTTACACCCTCGATTTGCTGGCCCAGCTACCTGAGGCCTATCAAGCCTTCAGTCCGCTGATCGATATCCTGCCGATCATTCCGTTGTTCTTCCTGTTGCTTGCTTTTGTTTGGCAGGCTTCTGTCGGCTTCCGCTGA
- the cobS gene encoding adenosylcobinamide-GDP ribazoletransferase, which produces MASAPSWLRDLVGAWIFYSVLPAWPWPQPRFERIARFAPWIGLVIGGLQAGLWWLLSGLGWPPVALVPAVLALGLYLTGGLHFDGLIDTADGLAAGPERCLEAMEDSRVGASGVQLSVVVLLLQFAALVRLDSLAPIALLVTSALSRVSPLWAMARFAYLRVNGTAGFHRRHHKGLGDAVPTLILLLVVSPLLQWLPLLTVPLCLLSALVAAEWLGRRLGGMTGDGYGAVVMLSETSSLLLIALLASSLGAGGG; this is translated from the coding sequence ATGGCTTCAGCCCCCTCCTGGCTACGCGATTTAGTGGGTGCCTGGATTTTTTATTCGGTGCTGCCTGCCTGGCCCTGGCCTCAGCCTCGCTTCGAACGCATCGCCCGCTTTGCTCCTTGGATCGGCCTGGTCATAGGAGGCCTGCAGGCGGGATTGTGGTGGCTTTTGTCCGGTTTGGGATGGCCTCCTGTCGCACTGGTTCCAGCTGTTTTGGCCTTGGGGTTGTACCTCACTGGTGGGCTCCATTTCGATGGACTGATCGACACGGCTGATGGTCTTGCCGCAGGCCCTGAGCGTTGCCTGGAGGCCATGGAGGACAGCCGTGTGGGTGCGAGTGGTGTCCAGCTTTCAGTGGTGGTGCTGTTGTTGCAGTTCGCCGCTTTGGTGCGTTTGGACTCCCTGGCGCCGATCGCTTTGTTGGTCACGAGCGCTTTGTCCAGGGTGTCGCCTCTTTGGGCGATGGCGCGTTTCGCTTATTTGCGGGTGAATGGAACGGCTGGTTTTCATCGCCGTCACCACAAGGGCCTTGGAGACGCTGTTCCCACCCTGATTTTGTTGCTGGTGGTGAGCCCATTGCTTCAGTGGCTTCCGCTGCTGACGGTTCCTCTTTGTTTGCTGAGTGCACTGGTTGCGGCTGAGTGGCTCGGCCGACGCCTGGGAGGAATGACGGGAGACGGCTATGGAGCTGTTGTGATGCTCAGTGAGACGTCTAGTTTGCTTTTGATCGCCCTGTTGGCGTCTTCGCTGGGGGCGGGGGGAGGCTGA
- a CDS encoding glycoside hydrolase family 15 protein — protein MSIPNSTARENLNPVAWKATVLSHPNPKEQHELRLEKLKSLDVAIDAVVLQRQHPVSGLLPASTANTVHGNYGDAWVRDCVYSIQCVWGLAIAHRRLYRGSTTQRSWELEQRVLGLMRGLLNSMMRQASKVERFKYSLDPLDALHAKYNSANGDQVVADDGWGHLQLDATSLFLLQLAQLSRGGLAVVRNRHEVAFIQNLVYYVARAYRVPDFGIWERGDKGNQGLPERNASSIGMAKAALEALDGVDLFSFHGDGSVQVLVPQGAVVRLRRALQGLLPRESASKEVDSACLSVIGYPAWAVEERDLVERTVQRIRRELGGPYGYKRFRRDGHQTVVEDVSRLHYERTELVNFEGVESEWPLFLAYEQLTACCEERWTDAHYWQERLRILQVERHGQQLYPELYLVPDSAVELERRAPGSQQRLANDNVPLLWTQSLAWLGDMLIEGLIEPADLDPCGRRFQAEIGSEQVLVALAPTSSSLAAELKARGLPVSDPQTCPIQVVPSSNLNDRLSAVGGDEALHLSGQPMLRADTSDTARLYQQGNEQLAVLPAVLEEDTFFVSHDPRQLMETVINELHLLQRHWRGEGSPLLLIPVEATLLENNPELLIDLTTRLNSGQIEDVPVCFSDLETLAHSAQWVTLPATPAKGNAHQRSDAALYLQDSTDFSDLTAAQEQELDDIPLGELRDRLWSSHSLREQAEVLELLKRQLGHRAILSGPQGTPIELVTLLEEIYHRGLSQEDWNVARRCAGAMGLVHPQLEDAVIDLLSRQKQVVVGRNYTSDSRLSAPASSQAIAALIESTCGNDGRERMLQQELLVALDGLARREPEKLKGTLTLQLGQLLLLLTSELAAERQLSQDEAFEALCSEAPHAISLRLQALLNDVDHARAALQRGELLHLRGHVQWSVPEPLEERPSGSDWLQHRMRLGSLQQVPKEFYAGIWSLLHHCRGLVIGDKLERRNRLTSALVLEKTPGERNFAIQVEHLLSRIEAAEYRQLCTESLLSLMAFTMTNPDMRFEDDIALDVVIGHAVRVGWQSTYPEQDTGDYSQHKAAAWKQFYLASPAQCRRWQIKALKELAEQEGLL, from the coding sequence ATGTCCATCCCTAACTCGACTGCGAGGGAGAATCTAAATCCGGTCGCTTGGAAGGCCACGGTTTTGTCGCATCCGAACCCCAAGGAGCAACACGAGCTACGCCTTGAAAAACTAAAGAGCCTGGATGTGGCCATCGACGCGGTGGTTCTACAACGTCAGCATCCAGTGAGCGGATTGCTTCCAGCCAGCACGGCCAACACCGTGCACGGAAACTACGGAGACGCCTGGGTTCGCGACTGCGTGTACTCGATTCAGTGCGTTTGGGGCCTGGCCATCGCCCATCGTCGCCTTTACAGGGGCAGCACCACCCAACGCAGCTGGGAACTTGAACAAAGGGTTCTGGGACTGATGCGCGGCTTGCTCAACAGCATGATGCGCCAAGCCTCAAAAGTGGAGCGCTTTAAGTACAGCCTCGATCCGCTCGACGCCCTGCATGCCAAATACAACAGCGCCAATGGCGATCAGGTTGTGGCCGATGACGGATGGGGGCATCTGCAGCTCGATGCCACATCACTGTTTCTGTTGCAACTAGCTCAACTGAGCCGGGGCGGGCTCGCCGTGGTTCGTAACCGCCACGAAGTGGCGTTCATCCAAAACCTGGTGTACTACGTGGCGCGGGCCTACCGCGTGCCCGACTTCGGAATCTGGGAGCGGGGGGACAAGGGGAATCAAGGCCTGCCCGAGCGCAACGCCAGCTCCATTGGCATGGCCAAAGCGGCACTCGAGGCCCTCGATGGCGTCGATCTGTTTAGTTTCCATGGCGATGGATCAGTGCAGGTGCTCGTGCCGCAAGGCGCTGTCGTCCGCTTGCGCCGGGCCCTCCAAGGACTTCTGCCACGGGAATCGGCCAGCAAGGAAGTCGACAGCGCTTGTCTCTCCGTGATCGGCTACCCAGCCTGGGCGGTGGAGGAGCGAGACCTGGTGGAACGAACCGTCCAGCGGATCCGACGCGAACTAGGAGGCCCTTACGGATACAAACGCTTCCGCCGGGACGGACATCAAACCGTGGTCGAAGACGTCAGTCGACTGCATTACGAACGGACTGAACTCGTGAACTTCGAAGGAGTGGAATCGGAATGGCCTCTCTTCCTGGCCTATGAGCAGCTAACAGCCTGCTGTGAAGAGCGTTGGACAGACGCGCATTACTGGCAAGAAAGGCTCAGGATCCTGCAGGTCGAACGCCATGGGCAACAGCTCTACCCCGAGCTCTATCTGGTCCCAGACAGTGCGGTGGAACTCGAGCGTCGGGCACCAGGAAGCCAACAACGTTTGGCCAACGACAACGTGCCTCTGCTTTGGACCCAGAGCCTTGCCTGGCTAGGAGACATGCTGATCGAAGGACTAATCGAGCCAGCGGACCTTGACCCCTGCGGTCGCAGGTTCCAAGCCGAGATTGGTTCCGAGCAGGTCCTTGTTGCCCTGGCACCAACCAGCAGCTCACTTGCCGCCGAACTCAAGGCGCGAGGGTTACCGGTCAGCGATCCACAGACCTGCCCAATCCAGGTGGTGCCATCCAGCAACCTCAACGATCGCCTCAGCGCAGTCGGAGGCGATGAAGCGCTCCACTTGAGCGGTCAGCCAATGCTCCGAGCCGACACCTCGGACACAGCACGCCTCTACCAACAGGGCAACGAGCAGCTTGCCGTCTTACCGGCTGTCTTGGAAGAAGACACCTTCTTCGTGAGTCATGACCCACGACAGCTCATGGAAACGGTCATCAACGAACTGCACCTGCTGCAACGGCACTGGCGTGGAGAGGGTTCACCGCTCTTACTGATCCCTGTTGAAGCCACCCTGCTAGAGAACAATCCTGAGCTACTGATCGATCTCACCACACGTCTGAACTCAGGACAGATCGAGGATGTTCCTGTTTGCTTCAGCGATCTTGAAACCCTCGCCCACAGTGCTCAGTGGGTGACCCTTCCAGCCACACCAGCCAAAGGCAACGCCCATCAACGGAGCGATGCAGCCCTCTATTTACAAGACTCCACCGACTTCAGCGACCTCACCGCAGCACAGGAACAAGAGCTCGATGACATCCCACTTGGTGAGCTCCGTGATCGTCTTTGGAGCAGCCATTCGCTCCGAGAACAAGCCGAAGTGCTTGAACTACTGAAGCGCCAACTGGGCCATCGAGCGATTCTCAGCGGCCCGCAAGGCACCCCGATTGAGCTGGTCACCCTGCTGGAGGAGATTTACCACCGCGGGCTCAGCCAGGAGGATTGGAATGTGGCCCGCCGCTGCGCTGGTGCGATGGGACTCGTCCATCCCCAACTCGAGGATGCCGTCATCGACCTGCTCAGCCGCCAAAAGCAGGTCGTAGTGGGAAGGAACTACACCAGCGATTCTCGTCTCAGCGCCCCGGCCTCAAGCCAAGCGATCGCCGCCTTGATTGAAAGCACCTGCGGCAACGACGGCCGAGAACGCATGCTGCAACAGGAATTACTGGTGGCTCTTGATGGCCTTGCCCGTCGTGAACCAGAAAAACTCAAGGGCACGCTCACACTGCAGCTTGGTCAACTCCTGCTTTTGCTCACCTCAGAGCTTGCAGCGGAAAGACAACTGAGCCAGGACGAAGCCTTTGAAGCCCTTTGCAGCGAAGCTCCCCATGCGATCAGCTTGCGCCTTCAAGCACTGCTTAATGACGTCGACCACGCCCGTGCCGCTCTACAGCGAGGAGAACTGCTTCACCTTCGCGGCCATGTGCAGTGGTCCGTACCTGAGCCCCTTGAAGAACGACCGAGCGGATCCGACTGGCTGCAACACCGCATGCGACTGGGCTCCCTGCAACAAGTCCCGAAGGAGTTCTATGCCGGCATTTGGTCGTTACTGCATCACTGCCGTGGATTGGTGATCGGAGACAAGCTGGAACGACGCAACCGGCTAACCAGCGCTTTGGTGCTGGAAAAAACACCAGGAGAGCGCAACTTCGCCATTCAGGTTGAGCATCTCCTCAGTCGGATTGAAGCCGCTGAATACCGCCAACTCTGCACAGAAAGCCTGCTCTCGCTGATGGCCTTCACGATGACCAACCCAGACATGCGCTTTGAAGACGACATCGCACTCGATGTGGTCATTGGTCATGCCGTCCGGGTGGGCTGGCAAAGCACCTATCCCGAACAAGACACAGGGGACTACAGCCAGCACAAAGCAGCGGCTTGGAAACAGTTTTACCTAGCGTCACCAGCGCAATGCCGCCGGTGGCAAATCAAAGCGCTCAAGGAGCTAGCCGAACAAGAAGGCCTGCTTTAA